AACCAGCTTCATGGTCAGTTGTTAGAGGTCTTTTTACCTGTAAGGACCAACAAAGGCAGCAGCAACAGCAACAAAAGCAACCACAGCAGGAAAAGCAAGAACAGCAGCAAAAGAAGAAACATCAAGAACAAGCCCTGGAGGAAACCAGCAGCAAGAAATGCAAGAAAATGAAGTGTTCAGGCTCACTATGCAGCAACACAAAGGTGATGCAAAGGCCTGAAACAGCCTCACCTGATGTCCAaaagaaaagggtttcaatggGATTAACTACTGGCAATGATAACTCAAGCAGATCAATAAAGGCTCCTTTAAATGAAATTAATGGGGTTCCTTCCTCTACTAATTCTTCATTATCTGTATCTTCTAATTCATCCATTAACAATGGTGGGTCTTTCAGAGGAATGCCATTCAGGAGATTATCTGGCTGCTATGAGTGTAGAATGGTTGTAGATCCTGTTCTTGGATTCACCAGAGATCCTTCTTTGAGAAGTAGTATCTGTTCTTGCCCTGAATGTGGTGAGATCTTCGCAAAAGCTGAAAATTTGGAGGTTCATCAGGCTGTTAGGCACGCAGGTAAATTTCTATCAGATTTTCGCTCCATCTTGTAAACAACCTTTTTCTCTTTATCTCTTTAACTTTCCATTTTTGCTACTTATTTTAATGCCTTGTCTTATACCAATTTGGCTACATATGCCTTATTCAATAGCAACACCAATTCAAACTCTTTACCTCCCTCATTTTGGAATCAAACTTTACAGTATCAGAGCTGGGTCCCGAGGACACAAGCAAGAACATAGTAGAAATCATATTCCAGTCTAGCTGGCTGAAGAAACAAGCACCCATTTGCCAAATAGACAGGATCCTGAAAGTCCATAACACCCAAAGAACCATCTCCAAATTTGAAGAATACAGAGACTCCATCAAAGCAAAAGCCACCAAACTCTCAAAGAAACACCCACGTTGCATAGCAGATGGCAATGAACTCCTCAGGTTTTACTGCACCAGCTTTGCCTGCTCACTAGGCCTAAACGGCTCATCCAATCTGTGCAACTCAGTTCCTCACTGTGGCGTATGCAGCATCATCAAGAACGGGTTTAAAGAATCCAGTGGTGGAGGAGTCAATGGGAATGGGATTCTGACCACAGCAACAAGTGGCAAAGCACATGACAAAGCTGCAATATTAGACGGGAGCAATGGCAGCAGTGACAAGAGGGCAATGCTGGTGTGCAGGGTGATAGCAGGAAGAGTTAAGAAGAGTGTGGAAGGTAACATGGAGGAGTATGACTCAGTTGCTGGAGCTGTGGGATTGTATTCCAATTTGGATGAGTTGCATGTGTTTAATGCCAGGGCCATTTTGCCTTGTTTTGTTGTTATTTACAGTGGGTTTTAGTAGGTTCTAAAGTTTATTACTTGTACCTTGTGACCACAAACAGGGAGCTAATGCTGCCTATTTTGTTTCATTGCTTTGTGGGTTTTTCCAGGAAAATCTCAgaatttcccttttttttttcttttaatgatgtTTGGCTTTATATGAGGATTCACTAGCAAAACTGCCAGAGTACATTGCAAATTTACAAGGACACACAGTTGGGATTTGTgagaataacaaaataatatttaacaataaaatcctctgaattttaataaaaaaatattaaatttttagattttattgagttttttttatttttttttattttatatctattaaGTGTAATTATACAAATCCTGCTATTCTTGGATAGTGgactttgtttttctttttaatagataaaaacaacaaaggagagagaaaaagaagTTAATTAAAACTTGAGAGATTGTATGGCAGAAAAGAATGCATATATAAAACTTAATTCTGGAGTTTGATGTTAATATAGTAcgataatattattttcttaatatagtacgataatataaaaagaagaaagattttaatatttccatGACCATGCATAAGATTATcccaagaaaagaaaaagaaagattaGTGCTGCCAGCCTACCGCCAAACGACATCTCaaatattcctttttttttttttttatggtttagCATATACGTTTTGACTGTATGAACAGATAAAGAAGACGAGCTCATAAAACGACCCACTAGATTATTATAGAgtaaatatgattttaatttttttttaatttttaagattagaatgtgaaattttaatttctttttattttttgaaaataaaaaatacgatTTTATTCAATCTCTTTTAACAAACTTATTCTGAAGATGCTCAGTTTGTTCCCTAAGAGCTGATTATATAGCTCTGACCATTCATGAACCACCAACGAAGACTAGTGGGTGACTAGTCACTGGGGTGAGGGTGGTGAGTCACCACCATGGCCAAGTTTTATATGTAGCTTTGTTTTGTAGCCTGTAATTGCTGTCGCGCATGGATTCTTGAATTGTGTTGCGTTTTCCATACTAGGCTAGATTTTACTATATTTATTGACTCTTGTTTTGTACTCATTGCCTCATCATTTCGAATTTTCTTGATTTCCGAACACAACAGAGGTAAACATCCAAGCATGGGCTTAATTGTGCACTTAAAATACTGTACGTGACGCGAGTAATAAACACTCATCACTTGGAAAAGATTTTGAAAAATGGATATCACCAATGGCAATGGATGCCAATGAAGTTGCCTCATCTTTGATCACGTAGATGCAAGTCAAGAAAAATCTAATAGCTTAATTACAAGGATTCCTCACCTTTCCATGGTAAACAAGTTTCATGACATTCTACTTTTTGAATCTCCCACTTTCTGACAtagtttgaaaaaattaaatgtcaAAATCTTACTTGAACAAAAACATGAATCTATATAACTGCATAATAGACTTTGACAATGGTTGAAAATTGCACTTATATTTAAATcataa
This is a stretch of genomic DNA from Manihot esculenta cultivar AM560-2 chromosome 2, M.esculenta_v8, whole genome shotgun sequence. It encodes these proteins:
- the LOC110608614 gene encoding uncharacterized protein LOC110608614; protein product: MAKPKPTAKSIKEIHQNQNQRPKRSEKPASWSVVRGLFTCKDQQRQQQQQQKQPQQEKQEQQQKKKHQEQALEETSSKKCKKMKCSGSLCSNTKVMQRPETASPDVQKKRVSMGLTTGNDNSSRSIKAPLNEINGVPSSTNSSLSVSSNSSINNGGSFRGMPFRRLSGCYECRMVVDPVLGFTRDPSLRSSICSCPECGEIFAKAENLEVHQAVRHAVSELGPEDTSKNIVEIIFQSSWLKKQAPICQIDRILKVHNTQRTISKFEEYRDSIKAKATKLSKKHPRCIADGNELLRFYCTSFACSLGLNGSSNLCNSVPHCGVCSIIKNGFKESSGGGVNGNGILTTATSGKAHDKAAILDGSNGSSDKRAMLVCRVIAGRVKKSVEGNMEEYDSVAGAVGLYSNLDELHVFNARAILPCFVVIYSGF